Genomic DNA from Chlorogloeopsis sp. ULAP01:
TGGGCCTCCAGATGCAGCCGGAAGAATTGCTAAACTCGCTATTAACCTGCCAGGATGGTGTGATGTTCCACTTGCCGACGCTCTAGAAGCCAAAACTGGCAAACCAACGGTTGTGGCTAACGATGCCAATTGTGCGGGTTGGGGAGAAGCTTGGTTAGGAGCTGGGCGTTACTTTCAAAATCTGATTTTACTGACTTTGGGAACTGGTGTTGGTGGTGCAATTATTCTAGATGGCAAATTATTTGTCGGGCATTATGGAGCAGCTGGAGAGTTGGGTTTAATTACGTTCAACCCTGATGGGCCAATGTGTAATAGTGGTAACCAAGGTTCTCTGGAACAATATGTCTCAATTACGGCAATTCGTCGCCGTACTGGCAAAGACCCAGCAGAATTAGGTACTCTAGCAAAAGCTGGAGATGCTCAAGCTTTGGCTTTTTGGCAGGAGTACGGTAGGGACTTGGGTATCGGGTTAACTAGTTTAATTTACGTACTGACACCGGAAGCGATCGTAATTGGTGGTGGTGTCAGCGCTAGTGCTGAGTTTTTCTTACCAGCAGCCAAAAGAGAAATTGAAAAGCGAGTGTTGAGAACATCTCGCGTGGGAATACAACTGTTGGCAGCGGAATTAGGCAATTCTGCCGGGATGTTGGGTGCGGCAAAGTTGGCATGGCAAAAAGTCAATTTATAGCCCACAGTTAAGGGTGGATAAAAATTTTTACATTTATGATGTTTAACTTCAAAAAAATAAGCAAAGCCCAGATCATTGCCTTGTCATGCATCGGTGTATCCTTCTTGTCTGCCTGTTCTTCTCCCACCACCCAAGATTCTACTTCTGTCGGGGGCAATAGCAATACTTTACGACTTCTCTACTGGCAAGCACCAACTATCCTCAATCCCCATCTCGCCCAGGGTAACAAAGACTTTGAGGGTAGTCGAGTCACTTACGAACCCCTTGCTACTTATAACAAAGATGGTAAATTAATCCTTTTCCTCGCTGCGGAAATTCCTACTGTTGAGAATGGTGGCATAGCGAAAGACGGTACTTCAGTAACTTGGAAACTTAAGCAGGGGGTTAAGTGGTCTGATGGTCAACCTTTTACAGCACAAGATGTGGTTTTCACTTATAATTTTCTTTCTAACCCAGCTGTAGGTGCTACTAGTACTGCCTATTATGAAGCTGTTAAAAACGTTGAAGCTGTTGACAATTATACCGTCAAAATCAATTTTAAGAATATCAATCCGGCTTGGTCGTTACCTTTTGTCGGTGAAAATGGGATGATTCTGCCCCGCCATATCTTCGAGAAATATAACGGCTCTAACGCTAGGGAGGCTCCGGGTAATTTACTTCCTGTCGGCACTGGTCCTTACCGAGTGGTGCAATTCAAGCCCGGTGATATTATCATCTATGAGCCAAATCCTGTGTTTCGAGAAGCCAGTCAGCCTTTATTTAAACGAGTAGAACTCAAGGGTGGTGGTGATGCAACTTCGGCTGCTAGAGCAGTACTTCAGACACAAAACGCAGATTTTGCTTGGAATCTTCAGGTAGAAGCTCCCATTCTCAAGCAACTAGAAGCAGCAGGTCAAGGTAAACTACAAGCTAGCTTTGGCGCTGAAGTAGAGCGGATTTTGCTTAATCAGACAGATCCCAACCAGGCAACGCAGGAGGGTGAACGCTCAAGTCTCAAATATCCCCATCCCTTTTTTAGCGAGCGCAAAGTTCGTCAGGCTTTTAGCTATGCTATTAATCGCGATACTATTGCCAAACAATTATATGGTGCGATCGGTCGTCCTGCTGTAAATCTCTTAGTCGCACCTGATATTTATAATTCACCAAATACTAAATACGAATTTAACTTGCAAAAAGCTGCTGCCTTACTAGATGAGGCTGGATGGAAAGATACAAATGGCAATGGCATCCGGGATAAAAATGGCAAGGAAGTGAGTGTTCTTTTCCAAACTTCAGTTAACCCATTGCGGCAGAAAACTCAAGAAATTGTTAAACAAGCATTAACATCTATTGGCGTCAGGGTAGAACTCAAAAGTATCGATCCGAGTATTTTCTTCTCAGCCGATCCTGCAAATCCAGATACCACTCTTCACTTCTATGCTGATATGCAAATGTTTACCACAGGTAATAACAGCCCAGATCCAGGTGCATACATGAAGAGTTGGACTTGTGATGAAATCCCTCAGAAAAAGAATAATTGGTCGCGGCAAAACACTTCACGTTACTGCAATCGTCAATATGATGCACTGTGGAAACAGTCTGCAACTGAGTTAAATCCCCAAAAGCGTCAACAGCTATTTATTCAGATGAACGATCTATTAATTCAAGATGGGGCAGTTATTCCTT
This window encodes:
- a CDS encoding ROK family protein; this translates as MVTPEVIGIDLGGTAIKLGRFTADGTCGKSLTVATPQPATPEAVIAAMVDAIALLDPENQTIAIGVGTPGPPDAAGRIAKLAINLPGWCDVPLADALEAKTGKPTVVANDANCAGWGEAWLGAGRYFQNLILLTLGTGVGGAIILDGKLFVGHYGAAGELGLITFNPDGPMCNSGNQGSLEQYVSITAIRRRTGKDPAELGTLAKAGDAQALAFWQEYGRDLGIGLTSLIYVLTPEAIVIGGGVSASAEFFLPAAKREIEKRVLRTSRVGIQLLAAELGNSAGMLGAAKLAWQKVNL
- a CDS encoding peptide ABC transporter substrate-binding protein gives rise to the protein MMFNFKKISKAQIIALSCIGVSFLSACSSPTTQDSTSVGGNSNTLRLLYWQAPTILNPHLAQGNKDFEGSRVTYEPLATYNKDGKLILFLAAEIPTVENGGIAKDGTSVTWKLKQGVKWSDGQPFTAQDVVFTYNFLSNPAVGATSTAYYEAVKNVEAVDNYTVKINFKNINPAWSLPFVGENGMILPRHIFEKYNGSNAREAPGNLLPVGTGPYRVVQFKPGDIIIYEPNPVFREASQPLFKRVELKGGGDATSAARAVLQTQNADFAWNLQVEAPILKQLEAAGQGKLQASFGAEVERILLNQTDPNQATQEGERSSLKYPHPFFSERKVRQAFSYAINRDTIAKQLYGAIGRPAVNLLVAPDIYNSPNTKYEFNLQKAAALLDEAGWKDTNGNGIRDKNGKEVSVLFQTSVNPLRQKTQEIVKQALTSIGVRVELKSIDPSIFFSADPANPDTTLHFYADMQMFTTGNNSPDPGAYMKSWTCDEIPQKKNNWSRQNTSRYCNRQYDALWKQSATELNPQKRQQLFIQMNDLLIQDGAVIPLIVRANVVGVNNRLVGVDTTPWDADTWNIKDWRRK